In a single window of the Alphaproteobacteria bacterium LSUCC0684 genome:
- a CDS encoding CCA tRNA nucleotidyltransferase — translation MTDRTFINLRETLLRLELPCQIIHLVAAAGGEARYVGGVVRDLLAGIPLAMDADIDMAGTLPPEKAAQALKNAGLRVIPTGIKHGTITVMAEGKNAPKQKVELTTLRQDIKTDGRHAEVVFGTDWAADAARRDFTINSIYADAEGRIFDPFGGVEDLNSGKVRFIGDPTTRIREDYLRMLRYFRFFARFSRGDADEEAMAAMKRERAGLRQISGERIAAEIKGILKTRSVAAIDAMIATGIDQEIVAGGFSNQNFSKLVEFSSGIPPILLLGFLVGDAPPDLVAERLRLSNAEHQLLRLAMDSTSINELEGQIWQREAWSITKDNRLDTKTISFLYSVWAIRVHDRVDMRVFKRLRDWQVPVFPVTGGDLMDRGFHEGEALGQALATLEEYWIDQGFKPDRDELLNSLDALPSTR, via the coding sequence ATGACAGACCGGACCTTTATCAATCTGCGGGAAACCCTGCTCAGGCTTGAACTTCCGTGCCAGATTATCCACCTTGTCGCGGCGGCAGGTGGTGAAGCCAGATACGTTGGTGGAGTGGTAAGGGATCTTCTTGCAGGAATTCCGCTCGCGATGGATGCTGACATCGACATGGCGGGAACACTTCCCCCGGAGAAAGCGGCCCAGGCATTGAAAAATGCAGGGTTAAGAGTAATCCCGACAGGGATTAAGCATGGCACGATCACGGTGATGGCCGAGGGGAAGAATGCGCCAAAACAAAAAGTTGAACTGACGACGCTCCGTCAGGATATCAAGACAGATGGCCGCCATGCTGAAGTCGTGTTTGGTACGGACTGGGCCGCGGATGCTGCGCGCCGGGATTTTACTATCAACAGCATCTATGCCGATGCAGAAGGTCGCATTTTTGACCCTTTTGGCGGCGTTGAAGACCTCAATTCAGGCAAGGTACGATTTATTGGCGATCCTACGACGCGTATCAGGGAAGATTACCTACGGATGCTGCGGTATTTTAGATTTTTCGCTCGTTTTTCCCGTGGTGATGCGGATGAGGAGGCAATGGCCGCTATGAAGAGGGAAAGGGCCGGGTTAAGACAAATTTCCGGTGAAAGAATTGCTGCTGAAATCAAGGGTATTCTGAAAACAAGGTCAGTTGCCGCAATTGATGCAATGATCGCAACCGGCATTGACCAGGAGATTGTTGCGGGCGGTTTTTCCAATCAAAACTTTTCAAAACTCGTAGAATTTTCATCAGGTATTCCTCCAATTCTATTGCTTGGGTTTCTTGTCGGTGATGCTCCCCCCGATCTGGTGGCAGAGAGGCTTCGTCTTTCGAATGCTGAACATCAGCTCCTGCGATTAGCGATGGACAGTACCAGCATTAATGAATTAGAGGGCCAAATCTGGCAGCGTGAGGCGTGGAGCATTACCAAAGACAACCGGCTCGACACAAAAACGATCTCTTTTCTTTACTCAGTCTGGGCTATTCGCGTGCACGATAGAGTGGATATGCGTGTTTTTAAAAGGCTTCGAGACTGGCAGGTGCCGGTCTTTCCTGTCACAGGTGGCGACCTGATGGATCGAGGATTTCATGAAGGTGAAGCATTGGGCCAGGCACTTGCAACGCTTGAAGAATATTGGATTGACCAGGGCTTCAAACCTGACAGGGATGAGTTGCTGAATTCACTGGACGCCTTGCCATCAACACGATAG
- a CDS encoding CoA pyrophosphatase encodes MSDLPFTLNNLAAVIQPTADPLPEGRRASAVLMALVEEEAGYSIILTERSPDLRHHAGQISFPGGQIDEGETVLDAALREAEEEIALPAHKVDVLGFLPGVVTTANFHIAPVLAMVNAKVNLVPAEAEVSRILIEPVLPLLDPGRHRSVQREYKGQRYQSWEITHEREYIWGATARILVQWSERIQSRQNGLANSDSKTKHERMTAT; translated from the coding sequence ATGAGTGATTTGCCTTTTACCCTTAATAACCTGGCGGCGGTAATTCAGCCGACGGCTGATCCTCTTCCGGAAGGAAGGCGGGCATCAGCGGTTCTGATGGCCCTGGTAGAAGAGGAGGCCGGGTACTCAATTATTCTCACCGAGCGTTCACCAGACCTGCGCCATCATGCTGGCCAGATCAGCTTTCCCGGTGGTCAGATTGATGAGGGAGAGACGGTGCTGGACGCAGCTTTGCGTGAGGCCGAAGAGGAAATCGCTCTTCCTGCCCACAAGGTCGATGTTCTGGGGTTTTTGCCAGGTGTGGTGACCACCGCGAATTTTCACATTGCTCCGGTGCTTGCCATGGTGAATGCCAAAGTCAATCTGGTTCCAGCCGAAGCTGAAGTTTCTCGTATTCTCATCGAGCCTGTTCTGCCGCTGCTTGACCCTGGACGGCATCGTTCGGTCCAGCGAGAATACAAGGGGCAACGGTATCAATCTTGGGAAATCACGCATGAGCGGGAGTATATCTGGGGGGCAACAGCACGAATACTGGTTCAGTGGTCTGAGCGTATTCAGTCTAGACAAAACGGGCTTGCCAATTCTGACAGCAAAACAAAACATGAAAGGATGACAGCAACATGA
- the hemF gene encoding oxygen-dependent coproporphyrinogen oxidase, translated as MGKHDPSAPITETERTTRQEQTAEWFRTLRDQICDAFEAIENEYAADHPEAGAPGRFNRKSWDRPEGGGGIMSLMHGLVFEKVGVNISTVHGHFSEEFKGQIPGTADNPAFWASGISLVAHMRNPFVPAVHMNTRYLNTGGTEGKRWFGGGADLTPIMPDEDDITDFHARLKTACDAYDPEYYPAYKAWCDEYFYLAHRDEPRGAGGIFYDYLDEGDFDGEFAFTREVGQAFLDIYPLLVRRRMETPFTDADRQYQLIRRGRYVEFNLLYDRGTVFGLKTGGNVEAILMSLPPEVRWP; from the coding sequence ATGGGAAAACACGATCCGTCAGCACCAATCACGGAAACAGAGAGGACAACGCGACAGGAACAGACTGCCGAGTGGTTCAGAACCTTGCGTGATCAGATTTGTGATGCGTTTGAAGCGATTGAGAATGAATATGCTGCAGACCATCCTGAAGCTGGTGCGCCGGGCCGGTTTAATCGTAAATCTTGGGACAGACCTGAGGGCGGCGGTGGCATCATGTCACTAATGCACGGGCTGGTTTTTGAGAAAGTCGGGGTCAATATCTCCACTGTCCATGGCCATTTCAGCGAGGAATTTAAGGGCCAGATACCTGGTACGGCTGATAATCCGGCATTTTGGGCAAGCGGCATTTCTCTTGTAGCCCATATGCGGAATCCCTTTGTGCCTGCCGTTCATATGAATACCCGATACCTGAATACCGGTGGAACAGAAGGCAAGCGATGGTTTGGGGGCGGTGCAGACCTGACACCGATCATGCCCGATGAGGATGATATCACGGATTTCCATGCCCGACTAAAAACCGCCTGTGATGCGTATGATCCTGAATATTACCCGGCGTATAAAGCATGGTGCGATGAATATTTTTACCTTGCCCATCGAGATGAACCGCGCGGTGCCGGGGGTATTTTTTATGATTATCTGGATGAAGGTGATTTCGATGGGGAATTTGCCTTTACCCGTGAGGTCGGTCAGGCTTTTCTGGATATATATCCTTTGCTTGTTCGTCGCCGGATGGAAACTCCCTTTACCGATGCCGACAGGCAGTATCAGTTGATCCGGCGTGGCCGCTATGTTGAGTTCAATCTTCTATATGATCGAGGAACTGTCTTCGGGCTCAAGACCGGAGGGAATGTCGAAGCGATTCTCATGTCGTTACCGCCAGAAGTTCGCTGGCCATGA
- a CDS encoding ArsR/SmtB family transcription factor translates to MDKPSKTYKRKRRKPIVDGNISGSRATTVMKAMSNSQRLEILSHLINGEERSVKELENILQSLSQSALSQHLARLRRAQIVKARRSSQMVFYSIDDANVERIIELLTQIYDDDPVLHKMP, encoded by the coding sequence ATGGACAAGCCCTCAAAAACCTACAAGCGGAAACGCCGGAAGCCTATCGTTGATGGCAATATATCCGGTAGTCGCGCCACCACCGTAATGAAAGCCATGAGCAACAGCCAGCGGCTTGAAATCCTCTCACATCTGATCAATGGCGAGGAGCGTAGCGTCAAGGAGCTGGAAAATATTCTTCAGAGCTTGAGCCAGTCTGCTCTCTCTCAGCATCTTGCCCGATTACGACGAGCACAGATTGTCAAAGCAAGACGGTCATCTCAAATGGTATTCTATTCCATCGATGACGCCAATGTGGAGAGGATTATTGAACTGCTGACACAAATTTATGATGATGATCCTGTGTTGCATAAGATGCCTTAA
- a CDS encoding sulfite exporter TauE/SafE family protein, translating to MYIYLPIAEISMNVFTIIGLGAMVGMLSGIFGVGGGFLMTPLLIFLGVPAPVAVGTEANQIVASSVSGVLAHFRRGNVDIKMGLVLLAGGLAGSTLGVALFALLRQLGQIDVVIKISFIVFLGIIGGLMLVESIRAMLRARLPGARRGKLHQHNWLHGLPFKMRFRKSKLYISALLPFMVGALVGVLSAIMGVGGGFIMVPAMIYLLGMPTAVVVGTSLFQIIFVTANVTFLQSVQTQTVDILLAGLLLFGAVIGAQFGTRIGAKLKGEQLRGLLALIVLMVCGKLLLDVVLMPEDLFSLEFLR from the coding sequence ATGTATATCTACCTTCCTATAGCAGAAATCTCGATGAACGTGTTCACGATTATTGGCCTTGGTGCCATGGTCGGAATGCTCTCAGGTATTTTTGGCGTAGGTGGTGGATTCCTGATGACTCCACTGCTTATTTTTCTGGGCGTGCCCGCACCTGTTGCCGTCGGGACTGAAGCCAATCAGATTGTTGCTTCCTCTGTTTCGGGGGTGCTGGCGCATTTCCGGCGCGGCAATGTTGACATCAAAATGGGACTTGTTCTGCTTGCTGGCGGCCTTGCAGGCTCGACCCTTGGGGTTGCGCTATTCGCACTCCTACGGCAACTTGGCCAGATTGATGTTGTCATCAAAATCAGTTTTATCGTCTTTCTCGGCATTATTGGCGGATTGATGCTGGTTGAAAGCATCCGGGCCATGTTGCGTGCCCGCCTTCCGGGTGCACGCCGCGGCAAACTGCATCAACACAATTGGTTGCACGGCCTTCCCTTCAAAATGCGCTTCCGGAAATCAAAACTCTACATTTCAGCGCTGCTGCCATTCATGGTTGGAGCACTTGTAGGTGTTCTCTCGGCGATAATGGGTGTTGGCGGTGGATTTATCATGGTGCCAGCAATGATCTATCTGCTTGGCATGCCTACGGCTGTTGTGGTGGGTACTTCGCTTTTCCAGATCATTTTCGTGACCGCCAACGTGACTTTCCTGCAATCCGTTCAGACACAGACGGTGGATATCTTGCTTGCAGGACTATTGCTGTTTGGCGCAGTGATCGGTGCACAATTCGGGACCCGAATCGGTGCAAAACTTAAAGGGGAGCAATTGCGTGGCCTTCTTGCACTTATCGTGCTGATGGTTTGCGGCAAACTGCTTCTTGATGTTGTACTGATGCCCGAAGATCTTTTCTCGCTGGAGTTTCTACGATGA
- the pth gene encoding aminoacyl-tRNA hydrolase has translation MIVLAGLGNPGTTYKGHRHNIGFMLLDAVHQLYTFSPWRRKFNADISDGRVEHNRLMLIKPLSFMNKSGLPIKQHLDFTKTPTDDLIVVHDDIDLAPGKIRIKTGGGHGGHNGLRDIDRHIGQNYTRLRIGVGRSPFASPSNKMVDNHVLSDFTKDEQETWVHPLLRTMAAELSLLLGEDSNAFATTVARLCPAPKSISETVTERDETDGV, from the coding sequence ATGATCGTCCTTGCTGGTCTGGGCAACCCTGGCACAACCTACAAAGGTCACCGACACAATATCGGGTTCATGTTGCTTGATGCGGTGCATCAACTCTATACTTTTTCACCATGGCGACGGAAATTCAATGCCGATATCAGCGATGGGCGGGTTGAGCATAACCGATTGATGCTGATCAAGCCCCTGAGCTTCATGAACAAATCTGGTCTGCCAATAAAACAGCATCTGGATTTCACCAAGACACCAACCGATGATCTCATCGTTGTCCATGACGATATTGATCTCGCACCAGGTAAAATCAGAATAAAGACGGGGGGTGGACATGGTGGCCATAATGGCCTGCGAGATATTGATCGTCATATCGGCCAGAATTATACCCGCCTAAGGATCGGTGTTGGGCGATCACCTTTTGCCAGTCCATCGAACAAGATGGTTGATAACCATGTGTTGTCGGACTTCACCAAAGACGAGCAGGAAACCTGGGTTCATCCTCTTCTTCGCACCATGGCCGCTGAACTTTCACTGTTGCTTGGAGAGGATTCCAACGCCTTTGCCACTACGGTAGCTCGTCTTTGCCCGGCGCCTAAATCTATATCTGAAACAGTAACGGAAAGGGATGAAACCGATGGGGTTTAA
- a CDS encoding 50S ribosomal protein L25/general stress protein Ctc, producing the protein MSDTMTLSASKRDRAGKGSARAARRAGLIPAVIYGDRKDPLSINLDANAFGKLISTPGIFSQILNLDVDGEKNNVLARDIQFHPVTDVPMHVDFLRIAKGATIAVSVPVVFLNEEKSPGLKSGGVLNVVRYEVEINCPAMSIPENLEVDLEGTVVGDSIHISAVSLPEGVEPTITDRDFTIATIAAPTVSSAESETAEDEGPAVDESEDDASADD; encoded by the coding sequence ATGTCAGATACAATGACGCTCAGCGCCTCCAAGCGCGACCGGGCAGGTAAGGGGTCCGCCCGTGCGGCACGCAGGGCAGGACTCATTCCTGCTGTTATCTATGGTGACCGTAAAGATCCCCTAAGCATCAACCTGGATGCAAATGCTTTTGGCAAACTGATCAGCACGCCGGGAATTTTCAGCCAGATTCTCAACCTCGATGTCGATGGCGAGAAAAACAACGTGCTGGCCCGTGACATTCAGTTCCATCCTGTAACGGATGTTCCCATGCATGTGGATTTTCTCCGCATTGCCAAGGGAGCTACCATTGCCGTTTCCGTGCCGGTAGTGTTCCTTAATGAAGAAAAGTCACCAGGCCTCAAATCTGGCGGTGTGCTGAACGTTGTCCGGTATGAAGTTGAAATCAACTGCCCGGCCATGAGTATTCCAGAAAATCTGGAAGTCGATCTTGAAGGAACGGTTGTTGGAGATTCCATCCATATCAGTGCAGTATCTCTGCCTGAAGGCGTGGAACCGACCATCACAGACCGTGATTTCACCATTGCCACTATTGCTGCTCCGACCGTTTCCTCGGCCGAAAGCGAAACCGCTGAAGACGAAGGTCCTGCAGTGGATGAGAGTGAAGACGACGCAAGTGCGGATGACTGA
- a CDS encoding cysteine-rich CWC family protein: MQKLTCDECGVQFNCGSTPAGSCWCMNLPNMRGSFDLAGKCVCPSCLTEGKAKAITKMRRERKAVRQSNAIR; this comes from the coding sequence ATGCAGAAACTGACCTGCGATGAATGCGGTGTGCAATTCAACTGCGGGTCTACGCCCGCTGGCTCATGCTGGTGCATGAATTTGCCAAATATGCGAGGTAGTTTTGATCTGGCGGGGAAATGTGTCTGCCCGAGTTGCCTGACCGAAGGCAAGGCGAAAGCCATCACCAAAATGCGGCGTGAGCGCAAGGCCGTACGCCAGAGCAATGCCATTCGCTAG
- the petA gene encoding ubiquinol-cytochrome c reductase iron-sulfur subunit, producing MSDTAENKGRRDFIVVATNTMMAVGAAAVAYPLINQMNPAADTLALASIEVDISGIAVGQAITVKWRGKPVFIRRRTDEEITKAAQVDLNDLRDPEADTDRVQKTELLVIEGICTHLGCVPLGQKIGEVKGDYNGWFCPCHGSHYDTSGRIRKGPAPANLEVPPYSFVSDNVIKIG from the coding sequence ATGTCCGATACCGCCGAGAATAAAGGCCGCCGCGACTTTATTGTTGTTGCTACAAACACAATGATGGCCGTTGGGGCTGCTGCTGTTGCTTATCCATTGATCAATCAGATGAATCCGGCCGCCGATACCCTGGCGCTGGCCTCGATTGAAGTAGACATCTCCGGCATTGCCGTGGGTCAGGCTATCACCGTGAAGTGGCGTGGCAAGCCTGTCTTTATCCGGCGTCGGACTGATGAGGAAATCACCAAGGCGGCCCAGGTTGATCTCAATGACCTCCGTGACCCTGAAGCTGATACTGATCGGGTTCAGAAAACTGAACTGCTGGTTATTGAGGGTATCTGCACGCATCTTGGTTGTGTGCCACTTGGCCAGAAAATTGGTGAGGTCAAAGGTGATTACAACGGCTGGTTCTGCCCATGTCATGGCTCACATTACGATACTTCTGGCCGCATTCGTAAGGGGCCGGCCCCTGCTAACCTTGAAGTGCCGCCCTACAGCTTTGTGTCCGACAACGTAATCAAGATTGGTTGA
- a CDS encoding cytochrome bc complex cytochrome b subunit, with the protein MEMQNFKNPVVRWIDHRLPVFSFMHHEMHEYPTPKNLNYLWNLGSLAGFALVIMIITGIILAMHYTPHVDHAFASVERIMRDVNHGWMIRYIHMNGASFFFIVVYIHIFRGLYYGSYKAPRELLWMLGVVILLLMMATAFMGYVLPWGQMSFWGATVITNLFSAIPVIGENIVVWLWGGFSVDNPTLSRFFALHYLMPFLIVGVVILHIVALHRFGSNNPLGIDVNGKQDTIPFHPYYTSKDLFGAVVFLTIFASAVFFYPNFLGHPDNYIPANPLQTPAHIVPEWYFLPFYAILRAIPDKLGGVLFMFGAIAVLFVLPWLDKSPVRSGRFRPVFKVFFWLLLLDCILLGYLGAKPAEGIYVILSRLATGWYFFHFLIVLPVLSLVERTRPLPQSISSPVFGGGAMSGASAAVKEKPNA; encoded by the coding sequence ATGGAGATGCAGAATTTCAAGAACCCTGTTGTTCGGTGGATTGACCACCGTCTTCCGGTGTTCAGTTTCATGCACCATGAGATGCATGAATATCCGACGCCCAAGAATCTTAACTATCTTTGGAACCTTGGATCTCTGGCAGGCTTTGCACTGGTCATCATGATCATTACCGGGATCATCCTGGCCATGCACTACACGCCCCATGTCGATCATGCCTTTGCATCTGTTGAACGCATCATGCGTGACGTAAACCATGGCTGGATGATCCGATATATCCATATGAACGGGGCCAGTTTCTTTTTTATTGTTGTCTATATACATATTTTCCGTGGTCTATATTACGGTTCCTACAAAGCTCCACGGGAACTGCTATGGATGCTTGGTGTTGTCATTCTTCTTTTGATGATGGCAACAGCTTTCATGGGATATGTGCTGCCATGGGGGCAGATGAGCTTCTGGGGTGCAACCGTTATTACTAACCTGTTTTCAGCGATACCTGTCATTGGTGAAAACATTGTTGTCTGGCTTTGGGGCGGGTTTTCCGTTGATAATCCAACGCTTTCACGTTTCTTTGCCCTGCATTACCTGATGCCATTTCTTATTGTTGGGGTGGTGATACTTCATATTGTTGCCCTGCACCGGTTCGGTTCCAATAACCCCCTTGGGATTGACGTTAACGGCAAGCAGGACACCATACCTTTCCATCCATATTACACATCGAAGGATCTGTTCGGTGCAGTAGTATTTCTGACAATTTTTGCGTCAGCGGTTTTCTTCTACCCGAATTTCCTGGGGCATCCGGATAACTACATTCCGGCCAACCCGCTTCAGACACCTGCACATATTGTTCCGGAATGGTACTTCCTGCCTTTCTATGCGATCCTTCGGGCTATTCCTGACAAGCTTGGTGGTGTTCTTTTCATGTTCGGTGCTATCGCCGTACTGTTCGTCCTGCCTTGGCTTGACAAATCACCAGTGCGGAGTGGGCGGTTCCGTCCTGTCTTCAAGGTCTTTTTCTGGCTGTTGCTTCTGGATTGTATTCTTCTCGGTTATCTTGGGGCTAAGCCGGCGGAGGGGATTTACGTGATTCTTTCCCGGTTGGCGACAGGTTGGTATTTCTTCCACTTTCTGATTGTCCTGCCCGTTCTTTCCCTTGTTGAAAGAACACGCCCCTTGCCGCAATCAATTTCATCGCCTGTGTTTGGTGGCGGAGCGATGAGTGGTGCCAGCGCTGCTGTGAAGGAGAAGCCCAATGCGTAA
- a CDS encoding DUF1285 domain-containing protein gives MQYRMKQEKSMTSGKRKQLDQSVLASLVRKLDEKGIPAQDFAMHIDVDGTWYHQGAPIKRDSLVRLFASILTRLDNGEYWLVTPVERGRIDVVDVPFVITSMATEGEGKAREISFVTNIGDAVSLGPDHPLIIREGSRPDEPRPYLLVRGGLEARLSRSVFYELAEMAEIDENGQAGIWSAGQFFSLSLPVDNAGDHHE, from the coding sequence GTGCAGTACCGGATGAAGCAAGAGAAAAGCATGACTTCAGGAAAACGAAAACAGCTTGACCAGTCAGTGCTCGCCTCATTAGTGCGGAAACTTGATGAAAAGGGTATCCCGGCGCAGGATTTTGCCATGCATATTGATGTAGATGGCACCTGGTATCATCAAGGTGCGCCCATAAAGAGGGACAGTTTGGTTCGGCTTTTCGCCAGTATTCTTACACGGCTAGACAATGGAGAATATTGGCTTGTCACGCCGGTTGAACGTGGCCGTATTGATGTGGTGGATGTGCCTTTTGTCATTACATCCATGGCCACTGAAGGAGAAGGCAAGGCCCGTGAGATCAGCTTTGTTACCAATATAGGTGATGCCGTGTCTCTAGGTCCTGATCATCCCCTGATCATTCGGGAAGGTTCGCGTCCTGATGAACCGAGACCATATCTGCTGGTGCGTGGAGGTCTTGAAGCTAGGCTTTCACGATCGGTATTCTATGAACTTGCCGAGATGGCTGAGATTGATGAAAACGGACAAGCCGGGATTTGGAGTGCCGGTCAATTTTTCTCGCTATCTTTACCGGTGGATAATGCTGGGGACCATCATGAGTGA
- the ychF gene encoding redox-regulated ATPase YchF produces the protein MGFKCGIVGLPNVGKSTLFNALTESAAADAANYPFCTIEPNTGRVAVPDDRLEKLAAIAKSAQILPTQLEFVDIAGLVRGASKGEGLGNQFLGNIREVDAIAHVLRCFNDENITHVDGSVDPVRDADTVDTELMLADLDSLEKRMANLVKKARGQDKEAKAMLALMEKLYKGLSDGHPARAVPGLTEEEARILPSLQLLTSKPVLYVCNVDEASAANGNALTERVQEKATAENSVLVIVSAAIESEIISLDAEEKTEFLADLGLEEAGLARMIRAGYQLLDLVTFFTVGPKEARAWTVSNGATAPKAAGVIHTDFERGFIRAETISYQDYITCNGESGAKEAGKLRIEGADYKVVDGDVFHFRFNV, from the coding sequence ATGGGGTTTAAATGTGGTATTGTAGGCCTGCCCAATGTCGGCAAATCCACCCTTTTCAATGCGCTGACGGAAAGTGCGGCGGCGGACGCCGCCAACTATCCATTCTGCACGATTGAACCGAATACCGGACGCGTTGCCGTCCCTGATGACCGGCTTGAAAAACTTGCAGCGATTGCCAAATCAGCACAGATCCTGCCAACGCAATTAGAGTTTGTGGATATAGCCGGGTTGGTGCGTGGAGCGTCAAAAGGTGAAGGACTGGGCAACCAGTTTCTTGGCAACATCCGAGAAGTTGACGCTATCGCTCATGTCCTGCGCTGTTTCAATGATGAGAACATCACACATGTCGATGGGTCCGTTGATCCAGTGCGCGACGCGGATACAGTTGATACGGAACTCATGCTTGCAGACCTTGATTCGCTTGAAAAAAGAATGGCGAATCTCGTCAAGAAAGCTCGAGGACAGGACAAGGAAGCCAAAGCCATGCTGGCCTTGATGGAAAAGCTCTACAAGGGTTTATCAGATGGGCATCCTGCACGCGCGGTCCCGGGGTTGACCGAAGAAGAAGCCCGCATCCTGCCCTCATTGCAGTTGCTGACATCCAAGCCTGTCCTTTATGTCTGCAATGTCGATGAAGCTTCGGCCGCAAACGGAAATGCTCTAACCGAGCGCGTACAGGAAAAGGCTACTGCTGAAAATTCGGTACTTGTTATTGTTTCAGCGGCGATCGAAAGCGAAATCATCTCTCTTGATGCGGAAGAGAAAACCGAGTTTCTTGCAGATCTCGGCCTTGAAGAAGCAGGCCTTGCCCGAATGATACGGGCAGGATATCAACTTCTTGATCTCGTCACCTTCTTCACTGTTGGCCCCAAGGAGGCTCGAGCCTGGACCGTGTCAAATGGTGCAACAGCCCCTAAGGCTGCCGGGGTTATTCATACAGATTTCGAGCGCGGCTTCATCCGGGCAGAAACTATTTCCTATCAAGACTATATCACCTGCAATGGAGAAAGCGGGGCTAAAGAAGCTGGCAAGCTTCGCATAGAAGGTGCCGATTACAAAGTTGTGGATGGAGACGTATTCCATTTCAGGTTTAACGTCTAG
- a CDS encoding cytochrome c1, which translates to MRKFKILALGLALVAGVLAGAQNAAAAGAGGTITERDWTFSGPFGYFDQASLQRGFQVYREVCSGCHGLDYIAFRNFADLGYNDDEIKAIAAEFEVVDGPNEEGEMFNRAAIPADRYPNPYPNENAARVANGGAYPPDLSLMIKARPNGANYLYSLLTGYSEAPEGVAVPEGMHYNSAYSGHMIAMPQPLYGDDVTLADGSNASVEALAADVVTFLAWTAEPEMEARKRTGIAAMVFLVVMCFVSYGSMRYVWSDVKK; encoded by the coding sequence ATGCGTAAATTCAAGATACTGGCACTCGGCCTTGCTCTGGTAGCAGGTGTACTTGCAGGTGCGCAAAATGCAGCAGCAGCAGGCGCAGGCGGGACAATAACCGAGCGTGATTGGACGTTCAGTGGTCCCTTTGGGTATTTTGACCAGGCGTCACTTCAGCGTGGGTTTCAGGTCTATCGTGAAGTCTGTTCCGGATGCCATGGTCTTGATTACATCGCGTTCCGGAACTTTGCCGATCTCGGGTATAACGATGATGAAATAAAGGCTATTGCCGCCGAGTTTGAAGTTGTCGATGGACCAAATGAAGAAGGGGAAATGTTCAACCGTGCCGCTATTCCTGCGGACCGTTATCCTAATCCCTACCCGAATGAAAACGCAGCTAGAGTAGCTAATGGCGGTGCCTATCCCCCCGATCTCTCCTTGATGATCAAGGCAAGGCCCAACGGGGCGAATTACCTCTACAGCCTTTTGACCGGCTATAGTGAGGCACCCGAAGGGGTGGCTGTCCCGGAAGGCATGCACTACAATTCGGCCTATAGCGGGCATATGATTGCCATGCCGCAGCCTCTATATGGTGATGATGTCACGTTGGCAGATGGAAGCAATGCTTCTGTCGAAGCTCTGGCGGCGGATGTTGTAACATTCCTTGCCTGGACGGCGGAACCGGAAATGGAAGCGAGAAAGCGGACAGGTATTGCCGCTATGGTCTTCCTTGTGGTGATGTGCTTTGTCTCCTATGGGTCCATGCGCTATGTCTGGTCGGACGTAAAGAAATAA